The Coffea arabica cultivar ET-39 chromosome 6e, Coffea Arabica ET-39 HiFi, whole genome shotgun sequence genome contains the following window.
CCTTTACCACCAAGTCCGTGACCAGTCTAACATGAAGATAACCTTAATAAGGCAGTGCACCAAGTTCAGGCTAGAACAATTCCGCCACTCCCTCGTACTCACTCTGCTCGAAACCCACAAAAGAGATCAGCATCTTTTGAACCCAACAGTCATTGACTCGTTCCGAGGTTATCTTGAAGAGGTGAATGTCAAGTCCAAGGCCACCCCGGGCTCCGTCCTCATTACCACCGCTCAGGGTGGCTCATTCTGCAGAGGATTCGACTTCAGGTATGGTTGCAGAGCATAATTTCTGAATAATCATTTTTCATCTCACGTACATTAcattacaaaaaatattacGGTAACTACACATCAGAATTATCTGAATAATAATGTCCGATTGAAACGAAATAACAGTGTCTAGAATTCAACTTCGGtcatttttcagatttttttttttttttgcaagaaagAAAAGGTGTAGATTAATGCAATTACTCGTGACAAATAAGTTGTGGTGTATCAACTCGATCAGGTATGTCCGGTCCCATGCTGGAGGATCAGAGGATAAAGCATACAAAGAAATGAATGATGGCTTCAAGGATGTGGTAAAAGACTTGATTTCCCTTCCGATGCCCACCATAGCAGCAATTAATGGCTATGCAACGGAGGCAGGGCTGATACTTGCTCTCAGCCACGACCATCTCACAATGAAGCAAGTCGTTGAGCCGTATCTGCGAGCTGAGCTTTTGTCCAGGAAAAGGAGCTACCCCGGCTACTTCGCTGCTCTGATCAGGTCAAAAGTAGGCTGCCCTTTGGCTCGTCGTAAATTGCTGTTGAGGGACGTGCAGATTGATGCAGAAGAAGCAGCAAAGATCGGACTTCTGGATTGGAACCATGAGGTTGCAAGCGAGAAGGATGCCTTGGAAGTTGCAAAGACACAGGCAGACGAACTAGCGAAAAAGGAATGGAATGGCGAGCTTTATGCTGAGATGAGACAACTTTTGTATCCCGAGCTGTGCAAGGAATTGGAATTGACTTCTAGCCATAGTTGTTAAACTCCCAATTCTTCTGTTACGGTCTTAAGATTGTAATAATACTACTAGTAATAGCTAGTACCATAATAACACTTGCCGGTTTGGGATCGCATATGCCTTGTGGTATACATTCAGCTTTCTCTTACTATTGGAGCAACAAGAATGA
Protein-coding sequences here:
- the LOC113739394 gene encoding enoyl-CoA delta isomerase 3-like isoform X1, which encodes MKITLIRQCTKFRLEQFRHSLVLTLLETHKRDQHLLNPTVIDSFRGYLEEVNVKSKATPGSVLITTAQGGSFCRGFDFRKKRCRLMQLLVTNKLWCINSIRYVRSHAGGSEDKAYKEMNDGFKDVVKDLISLPMPTIAAINGYATEAGLILALSHDHLTMKQVVEPYLRAELLSRKRSYPGYFAALIRSKVGCPLARRKLLLRDVQIDAEEAAKIGLLDWNHEVASEKDALEVAKTQADELAKKEWNGELYAEMRQLLYPELCKELELTSSHSC
- the LOC113739394 gene encoding enoyl-CoA delta isomerase 3-like isoform X2, with protein sequence MKITLIRQCTKFRLEQFRHSLVLTLLETHKRDQHLLNPTVIDSFRGYLEEVNVKSKATPGSVLITTAQGGSFCRGFDFRYVRSHAGGSEDKAYKEMNDGFKDVVKDLISLPMPTIAAINGYATEAGLILALSHDHLTMKQVVEPYLRAELLSRKRSYPGYFAALIRSKVGCPLARRKLLLRDVQIDAEEAAKIGLLDWNHEVASEKDALEVAKTQADELAKKEWNGELYAEMRQLLYPELCKELELTSSHSC